A single window of Larimichthys crocea isolate SSNF chromosome XII, L_crocea_2.0, whole genome shotgun sequence DNA harbors:
- the junbb gene encoding junB proto-oncogene, AP-1 transcription factor subunit b, with protein sequence MSTKMEQPFYHDDSFLSPYGHSDAAMHDYKLLKQNMNLNLTEPYRNLKSQLRAETELYQGGHQDVGSLKLASPELERLIIQNSNGVITTPTPGQYFYNRGITDEQEGFAEGFVKALDELHKMNQMPPPNVSIGAGGVTTCSAAASSVFGSALQPEPPIYTTLNAYCPNTSLSSASSYPTATISYLPPHQQSHPQTSTHGAHAFQHSLPGSGLHPQRLVALKEEPQTVPDLLSSDGSPPMSPIDLETQERIKAERKRLRNRLAATKCRRRKLERIARLEEKVKGLKSDNQGLSNTASVLRDQVAQLKQKVLTHVSSGCQLMLTSKMEAF encoded by the coding sequence ATGTCTACAAAGATGGAACAGCCTTTCTATCATGACGACTCTTTTCTGTCACCTTACGGCCACTCTGATGCAGCAATGCACGACTACAAACTGCTAAAGCAGAATATGAATTTGAACTTGACAGAGCCATATCGCAACCTGAAATCGCAGCTGAGAGCCGAGACAGAGCTTTACCAAGGGGGGCATCAAGACGTGGGGTCCCTGAAGCTCGCCTCCCCGGAGCTGGAGAGGCTCATCATCCAAAACAGTAACGGTGTGATCACCACTCCCACCCCGGGTCAGTACTTCTACAACCGGGGGATCACCGATGAGCAGGAGGGCTTCGCTGAGGGGTTTGTGAAAGCCCTGGACGAGCTGCACAAGATGAACCAGATGCCCCCCCCTAATGTGTCCATCGGAGCCGGTGGAGTTACGACGTGTTCGGCGGCGGCCTCTAGTGTCTTCGGCTCCGCTCTGCAGCCCGAGCCTCCCATCTACACAACACTGAACGCCTACTGCCCGAACACAAGCCTCTCTTCCGCATCCAGCTACCCCACAGCCACCATCAGCTACCTGCCGCCTCACCAGCAGAGCCACCCGCAGACCTCGACGCACGGCGCGCACGCGTTCCAGCACTCTCTCCCCGGCTCCGGGCTCCATCCGCAGCGACTCGTAGCCCTGAAAGAGGAGCCTCAGACCGTACCCGACCTCCTGAGCAGCGACGGCTCGCCTCCAATGTCCCCGATCGACTTGGAGACCCAGGAGAGGATCAAGGCGGAGCGCAAGAGGCTGAGGAACCGGCTAGCTGCCACCAAGTGCCGGAGGCGCAAACTGGAGCGCATCGCCCggctggaggagaaggtgaaggGGTTGAAGAGCGACAACCAGGGGCTGTCCAACACGGCGTCGGTGCTCCGGGATCAAGTCGCTCAGCTCAAACAGAAAGTCCTGACACACGTGAGCAGCGGCTGTCAGCTGATGCTCACAAGCAAGATGGAAGCATtttaa